Genomic DNA from Streptomyces venezuelae:
GAAGGTCAGGTAGCGGTCGGCCATTGTCCAACTCCCAGCTCGGTCGTAAATTTACTTCTGAGTAAGGTTACTCAAGGGTCAGGAGCTGGTCGAGACATGAGTCTTCCCTCTGTGCGCCGCGTCGCCGTCCTCGGAGGCACCCGCATTCCGTTCGCCCGCTCCGACGGGCCGTACGCCACCTCGTCCAATCAGGACATGCTGACCGCCGTCGTCGACGGACTGGTCGAGCGGTACGGCCTTCAAGGGGAGGGGGCCGTCGGTGAGTTCGTGGCGGGGGCCGTGCTCAAGCACAGCCGGGACTTCAACCTCGCCAGGGAGGTCGTCCTCGGATCCGCCCTGGACTCCCGTACGCCCGCCTACGACCTGCAACAGGCCTGCGGAACCGGGCTGCAGGCCGTCGTCGCCGTCGCCAACAAGGTCATGCTCGGACAGGTCGAGTCCGGCATCGCCGGCGGCTCCGACACGGCGAGCGACGCGCCGCTCGGCGTCAACGACGAGCTGCGGCGGGTGCTGCTCGCGGCCCGGCGCGCCACGTCCCTGGGCGGGCGGCTCCGGGCCCTCGGCGGCGTACGGCCGCGGCACCTCGTGCCCGACATCCCGCGCAACGCCGAGCCGCGGACCGGGCTCTCCATGGGCGAACACGCCGCCGTGACCGCGCGGAAGCGGGGGATCACGCGGGCGGCGCAGGACGAGCTCGCCGCGGCCAGTCACCAGCGGCTCGCGGCGGCGTACGAGCGGGGGTTCATGGACGATCTCGTCGTGCCGTACGCGGGGCTCACCCGGGACCAGAATCTGCGGCCCGGGTCCACCGTGGAGCGACTGGGCCGGTTGAAGCCCGTGTTCGGGGTCGCGGGCGGTGGGGCCACCATGACCGCCGGGAACTCCACTCCGCTGACGGACGGCGCGGCCGTCGTGCTGCTGGGGAGCGACGAGTGGGCCGCCGGGCGGGGGCTCGAACCGATGGCGCATCTCGTCGCCTGCGAGACCGCGGCGGTGGATTTCGTGCACGGAGACGTCGCCGGGGGCGAGGACGGGCTGCTGATGGCTCCCGCGTACGCCGTGCCCCGCATGCTGGAGCGCGCCGGGCTCGGTCTTGACGACTTCGACTTCGTGGAGGTGCATGAGGCCTTCGCCTCGCAGGTGCTCGCCACCCTCGCCGCCTGGGAGAAGCGGGGGCTCGGCACGGTGGACCGGGAGCGGCTGAACGTCGCCGGGTCCTCGCTCGCGACCGGGCACCCCTTCGCCGCCACCGGTGCGCGGATCGTCGCCACGCTGGCCAAGCTCCTCGCCGAGCGGGGACGGCCCGGGCGCGGGCTCATCTCCATCTGCGCGGCGGGCGGGCAGGGGGTGACCGCGATCCTGGAGCGGCAGGAGGCGTGACGCTGGGTGAAGGCCGTCACGGAGGGTGAGCCAGGGCCTGCGCCGAACGGGCGAGGGGCGTGGGGCGCGTTTAGGGTGAGCCGAGGGGCACACCCTGGGAGGTTGCCGTGCGCGGAGCTTGTGCAGTCGCCGGCGTCACCGTGCTGGTCGTCGTGGGAGCGGGCATGGCCGCCGCCGACGACGACGACAGCGGGCGGCCCGATCTGGCGCGCTACTACACGCAGAAGATCAAATGGGGCACCTGCAAGGGCGACACCGAAGCCATGGCGGAGGCCACGGGCGGCGCCGAGGACGTCCGGTGCGGGCACGTGAGCGTGCCGCTCGACTACGCGGACCCCGACGCGGGCGACGTCGACGTCGCGATGATCCGGATGAAGTCCAGCGCGAGCGGCAAGCCGCGCGGCTCCCTGCTGCTGAACTTCGGCGGGCCCGGCGGACCCGGCGTCTCCGCGCTCGCCGGGGCCCAGAAGGACTTCGGCTTCCTCAGCAAGGACTACGACGTCGTCTCCTTCGACCCGCGCGGTGTCGGCCTGAGCGAACCGGTCAGCTGCGGCGACGCCGACCGGAGCACGGATCCCTCGTCCGGCGGAACGGGCGACGCGGCCGCCGTGCTCGCGGAGATGCGCAAGGTCGCCGCGGAGTGCGCGAAGAAGTCGGGGCCGGTCCTGCCGCACATGGGGACCGTCAACGTCTCCCGCGACCTCGACGTCATGCGTCAGGCCCTCGGCGACAAGAAGCTCAACTACCTGGGGTTCTCGTACGGCACACGGCTCGGAGCCGTGTACGCCGCGCAGTTCCCGAAGAACGTCGGGCGGATGGTCCTCGACGGCGTCGACACGCTCACCGAACCCGTCGCCGAGCAGTCCCTCGTGACCGCCGAGGGCCGCCAGACCGCCCTCGACAACTTCCTCACCTGGTGCACGGGCAACGCGGGCTGCGTCTTCGGCACGGACTCGCGCAGCGCCCGCAAGGCCATCGTCCGGCTCATCGAGGACATGGACCAGATGCCGCTGCGCTCCACGGACGGCGCCGAGTTCACCGGGCAGGACGTCGTCGGCGTACTCGGCCAGGCCCTGTACAGCAGGCAGGCGTGGCCCGCGCTCTCGCAGGCGCTGGGAGCGCTGCTCGCCGACGGCGACCCCCGGGCGCTGATCCGGATGAGCGGGGGGCTCGGGCACCGGCCGACGGGGCAGGATGTGCCCGCCGACAACATGGCCGCCGCTCTCATGGGCGTGAACTGCGCCGACGACCCCGACCGGCCCGACGCCGCACACATAGAGAAGGAAGTCGGCAGGCTGCAGAAGCAGTTCGACGACGCGTCACCCGTCTTCGGCAAGTCCATGCTGATGCCCGTCCTGCTGTGCTTCGGGCGGCCCCCCGGGACGCGGTACATCCGGGACGACGTACGTGACGTGAAGACGCCCGAGCTGCTGCTCGTCGGCACGCGCGGCGACCCGGCGACGCCCTACCGGTGGACGGAGGAGACCGCGCGCCGACTCGGCCCGCAGGCCGTCGTCCTCGACAACAAGGGCGACGGGCACACCGGTTACCTGGGCTCCACGTGCGTGCAGGACAAGGTGAACGGGTTCCTGCTGTACGGGGAGACGCCCAAGAACGGGGAGTCCTGCGCGGCCGATGACGCCGGGTGAGGTGACCGTCGGCGGGTCAGGCCGGGGTCAGCCGTCTGTGGGGCTGGTGCGGCTGGTGCGGCGCTCTGAGCGGGCGGGTGGTCGCGTGCGGTCGGTCCTCGCGGGGTGCCGCCATCTCCGTGGGCTTCTCCGGCGTCTGCGTCACCGACTCCACCGAGATGCCGAACCAGTTCAGGTACGCCAGCGTCCGTTCCGCGTCGGCATAGTGCCGCCACACCCGGTCGCCGCTCACCGTGCCCGCCTCCGCGAGCGCCCGCGCCGCGGCCGGGCGCATCGCCGTCGCCGTGCCCCGGGTCACCAGCTCCTGTACGCAGTGCGCCGAGCGGTACGGGGAGGCGCCGCCCGTCACCCACAGCAGCTTCGGCTCCGGGGTGCCCGCGGCCGCGAGCGCACCCCAGCGCGCGGAGGAGAACGTCATCTCGTGCGTACGGTGCGCCAGGCGGGCGCACGCCAGACCGGCACGGCCGCGGAGCGCCTTGGCCTCGTCGGAGCCGATGAGGTCCAGGCGGGCGTCCACATGGCGCTCGACGCCGGTCACGTCGAAGGAGAGGAAGGAGGCCGTGCGGGTCGGCCCGTCCGGCGTGGACAGCGCCGCCAGGAGGGCCGTGGCCGCTTCACCGTAGCGGCGCGGGGAGCACACCCCGGACACCTCCACGGCCACGCCCAGCGCGAACAGGGCCCGCAGGGTCGCCGTGTCGGCAGCCTCCGCGGGGACGCGCACGACGAGGTTGGGGCGGTCGATCTCGTCGCGCAGGGCACGGGCCCGCGCCGCCCAGGCGTCGGCGCCGTCCGCCGGGCCCGCCGGGAGGGGGACGGAAACGAAGCCCTTCGTTCCGCCGCTCGCCCGGTGGCGGGGGAGGAGCTGGTCGCAGACCCGCCCGATCTCGGCGGCGTGGCCGGCCGCGGGGTCGCCCTGCGGGGCACCCATGCGGGCCCCGGCCACCTCGCCCTGCGCGAGGGCGCGGCGGACCTCGCGCGCCGCGCCCCCGGCGGCGGCCGACACGTCGATCCACACGTCGACGCCCTCGGCCCGCAATCGCTTCCAGGCGTGATTCATCGCCCCCACCCTCTCCCCGTCTCTCTCGTGTCTCTCGCGTCGAATGTCGTCACATGCCGCACGTGTGTCACCGGAGTCAGCTCCGCTCCAGGACCGCGCAGGTCCAGCTGAAGCCCGCGCCCACCCCCACGAGCAGCACCCGGTCGCCGCTCCGCAGCGTGTCGTCCTCCAGGAGCTTCGCCAGGCCCGCCGCCTGGTCTCCCGCGCCCAAGTGGCCGACCGTCAGGCCGAATTCCTGGAGCGTCACCTCGGCCTGGATGCCGAGCGGGGCCAGGCACTGGAGGCGGGAGAGGCGGGCGCCGAAGAACGGGACGACCACAGCCGTCATCTCGTGGATGTCCGCCTCCGCCTCCGCGAGGCACGTCTTGACGGCGGACACCATGCCCGTCTCGTTGCGCGTCGTGATCTCCTCATGGGAGCGCCCGCGCAGGAACCCCTTCTTGCGCGCCACCAGGTCGAGCGGGCCCGTCCCGCTGCCGCTCGGCAGGAACGGCTCGTCGCCCCGGTGCAGGCCTTCCAGCATCGGCTGCGAGTACGACGACGTGGCGACCAGTCGCAGCGCGCCCGGCGTGCGGGACAGGACGACGGCCGTCCCCGCGTCGCCGAACGCGAGGCCACGGTCGGTGCTCCAGCGGGGGAACGCCGGGTCCGCGAACCGGTCGCCCGTGGTGACCAGCGCCGCCCGCGTCGCGGGGATCGCGGTGAGCCGGGCCGCCGCGTTCTCCAGGGCGCTCATCCCGCCGTTGGACATCTGCCGCAGCTCGTACGCCACACAGTCGCCGTGGCCGAGCACCCGGTCCTGGACGTACGCGGCCGTGTTCCAGAACTCCAGGCCCTGGTACCAGCAGTCCGCGTGGATGAGCAGCCCCACGTCCTGCGCGTCCCTGCCGCTGCGCGCGAGCGCCGTGCGGCCCGCGGCGACGGCGAGCTCGGGCCCGCTGCGCCCGTCGCTCACCGACACGGAGCGCTGCTCGCTCCGCTCGACCTCCTCGGCGGGCAGCAGACCGAGGTCCACCGCCTCCTGACCGGTCTGCGGCTCCCCGAACTCGGCGGCCGCGCTCTCCACGTAGATGTCGCTCCAGCGCATTCCCCCACCCCTCTCTGTCGCTCGTGCGCCGCGGTCAGCGGTTGGTCCACCGCGGGCTCGGGCCGAACCTGCGGGCCGCGGTGTACTGCTCGTACGGCATGCCGGGCGGCATGTTGAGCACCTCCAGCTGGAATCCGCCGACGCCGCGGAAGTAGACCCAGCGGTCGCCGTGGATCGGGCCGCCGTCCTCGATGAGCTGCGGCTCGCCGAGCACCTCGGCGCCGTCCGTCGCCGCGAGCCACGCGGCGGCCCGCTCCACGTCGTCGACGAAGAACGCCAGGTGGTGGCCGCCCACATCGCTGTTGCGGGGGCGTTCCGTGCGGCGGCCCTCGATCTCGTGGCTGCTGAGCTCGACGGTGGTGACCGGGCCGAGGCGGATCGCCGCGGTGTCCTTGCGGAAGGGGGCCTGGACCGCGTACTGGCGGCGGGCCGTCCGCGCGTCCACCGATTCGGTGGTGCGGTAGGCGAGTTCGCCGCCCATCGGGCCCGTGAAGAAGGCGACGGCCTCGTCCAGGTCGGCCACCGAGTAGCCGACGTGGCCGACGCCGAGGGCGCCGGGCAGGCCGCGCGGCCAGTCGCCCGCCGGGCGGTAGACGCGTGCCGCGGTCTCCTTCTCGTACGGCAACTCGGGGGCGAGCTCCCGGAGTTCCAGGCGCATGCCCCAGTCGGTGAGCAGGTGGATCCAGCGGTTGCCCGCCGTCGGGCCGCTCGGGACGGTCTGCGGCTCGCCCAGGACGCGGACGTGCGGGGACCGCTCGGCCTTGGCGAGCGCCACGTCCAGGTCGCTCACGTGGATGCCGATGTGGTGGCCGCCCACGTCCGTGAACTCGGGCGCCTGGGTGCGCTGTTCGGGCGCGGTGTACTGGAACAGCTCCAGGTTGCTGTCCGGGCCCAGCCGCAGCATCGCGATGTGCGTGCTGGCCCGCGGGTGGACGCCCAGCTGGCGGGCCATCCAGTCGCTGTCCGGCTCCTCGACCGGGCCGAGCCGGTAGAGGACGTCGGCACCGAGCACCGTGGTGCAGAAGTCCACGGCCGCGTCCAGGTCCGCGACGGTGTAGGCGTAGTGGTCGACGTTGCGGGCCGTGGGGATGGACAGGGTGTCCGCGTCGGCCCGGGATTTCGGCGGGGCGGTGGGTGACATGCTCTGCTCCAGGGTTGGGGGCGGGCGGCCGGGGTCAGACGGTGCCGGCGTGGGCGGCGTTGGCGACGGCCGCGGAGAGCGCCATGCCGCCGTCGACGAGGATCGACGTGCCGGTGGTGTAGGCGGCGGCGGGCGACGCCAGGTACGCGACGAGGGCGGCGACCTCGTCGGGGCGGCCGGGGCGGCCCGCGGGGATGGCGGGACGGGCGATGCGGGCGGCGTCCAGTCCCGCCGGCACGTTGTTCATCGGCGTCGCGGTCTCGCCGGGCGCCACGGCGTTGACGGTGATGCCGTGCGCGGCGAGGTCGAGCGCCATGGCCTTGGTGAGCGCGCCGAGTCCGCCCTTGGCGGCGCAGTAGGTGCTGCCCTCGCCGATCGGGATGTGCTCGTGGATGCTGGTGATGTTGACGATGCGGCCGCCGCGGCCCTGCGCGATCATGCGCTCGGCGGCGACCTGGCTGAGCCGGAACGGGCTGGTCAGGTTGACGTCGAGGATGCGCTGCCAGTCGTCGAGGGTCTCCTCGACGACGGAGGCACGCCGGTTCAGGCCCGCGTTGTTGACCAGGACGTCGATGCCGCCGAACGCGTCGACGCGGTCCCGCAGGGCGTCGCCCGCGGCGGCGGGGTCGGTCAGGTCGAGCCCGAGGGTCTCGGCGCGTACGCCGTGCCGCACGGCGAGCCCGTCGGCGATCTCCTTGGCGGCGTCCGCCTGCCGTCCGTAGCCGACGACGAGGTCGAAGCCGGTGGCGGCGAGCGCTTCGGCCACGGCGGCGCCGATGCCCGAGCTGGCGCCGGTGACGACGGCGATGGGGCGGTTCATACGGGTGTCCTTCCTGGTGGATTGTGGGGGGCCGGGAGCCCCTGACGCAGCCGGGGGAGGAAGCGTCAGGGGCGGTTGCCGGCCACGTCCCCTTCAGGGGCGGGGAGTCAGCGACAGGGCCACCTTGGGAGCGGCCCGACGCCCCCTCTCGAGGAGCTCGAACGCCTTGTCGACGTCGGCCAGCTCGAAGACGTCGGCGATCATGCCCTTCGCCGACAGGACGCCTTCGGAGAAGAGCCGCAGCGCCCGCTCGTAGTAGTCGAGCCCGTGCCGTACGCCGGTCATGGTGACGCCGCGCAGTACCAGCTCCGAGGCGTCGACGGCCGGCAGCGGGTCGTTGGGCACGCCGACCGCCGCGATCCGGCCGCCGACGTCGGCGACCCGCAGCGCTTCGAGGAGCGCCGGCACCGCGCCGGACGCCTCGATGACGACGTCGTAGTCGCCGTCACGCGCCTCACCGGGCAGGAAGGCGTGCTCCGCCCCCATGCGCAGTGCGGCGCCGATGCCCGCGTCGTCGATGCCGACCACGTCGACCGTGCCCGCGACGCGGCGCGCCATCTGCACGGCGAGCAGGCCCATCGTGCCGGTGCCGAAGACGAGGACGCGTTCGCCGGGGAAGACCCCGACCTTGTCCAGCGCCGCGAGCACCGTGACCGCGGGTTCCGCGAGGGCCGCCGCGAAGTCGTCGACGCCCGGCGGGACCTTCGTCAGGGACTGGGCGGGGAGCCTGATGAACTCCGCCGCCGCGCCCTGCTGCCCGTAGAGGCCGACCTCCTTGAGCTGCGAGCACTCGTTGCGGTGGCCGCGCTGGCAGGCCCGGCAGCCCCCGCAGGAGAGCATGGTCTGCCCGACGACGCGGTCGCCGATCTCCAGCTGCCGGGAGTACTGGCAGTTCCCGGCGATCGCCACCACACGCCCGACCCACTCGTGGCCGAACACGTGGGGCATGGTGGCCCTGCCGTCCCGCACGTAACTGGCCGTGCCGTGCAGGAGTTCGAGGTCCGTGCCGCAGATGCCGACCGTGGTGGGGGCGACCAGGACATAGCCGAGCTCGGGGCCCGGTATCTCCACCTCCACCTGGCCGACCTTGTTGACGTCCATGACCGCGGCGGCCTTCATGGAGCCGTTCGGCCAGCGGCCGCACAGGAGGTCGTCCGTGGGCGGCAGCACTTTTTCGTGGTGATCAGCCAACGTGTCTGCTCCTCAATCAGCGCCCGTCTTCGGTCGGCGGGCGGAAAATCGGGGTCTGCTCGCCCGTCGGCAGCTCCGGCACCCGCACGGGGAGCAGGGAGGCGACGTCGGCGGGCAGCACGCGTACGGCGAGGAGGTCGAGCCCCTCGGCCCCCGCGGTGACCGTCACCGCGGCGCGTGCCTCGACGAGCAGCGCGCCACCGGCGTCGAGCACGCGCCCGCCGGGGTCCGTGCCGGTCGAGACGTCCACCGACGCCGACCCGGCGACGGCGTACAGCGCGGCCTCGGTGCCATGGGCCGGCTCGTGCGCCCAGGAGGCGCCGGGGGAGAGGCGGATCTGCTCGAAGGACTCGCACTCGCTGTGCAACATGCCGCGGCGGGCCAGGCAGCGCCAGGTGCCGCTGGAGCCGCGCAGGGAGGGCGGGGCGGGTTCGCTGACGATCACCGGTCGGACCCCGGCGACGCGACGGCGACCTCGGCGTGGAAGAACTCCAGGCCGTTTCCGCGGTCCGCGCCGATGCGGGCGCGGGTGCCGAGCGGCAGCGTCACGGCCGTGCCCGGATTGAGCTCCGCGGTGTCGCTGCCGTTCTCGACCCAGCCGGTGCCGGAGAGCACGAACACCATGTGCTCGCGCCCCTCGGCCGCCAGCTCGACGGTGCCCGAGGCGTCGACCGTCTCCAGGGCGAGCGTGCGCAGCGGGCCCGTGAAGACACCCGCGGGGGAGATGGTGCGCTCGGCTCGTAGGTCGTGAAGGCGTGCGGTGGACACGGGGGGCTCCTCCTCGGAGGCGACGGGGGTGTGGGCGGGCGCGGTCGCGCCGAGCGCGTCGCTGAAGCGGGGCGACCGCATCTCGATGACGAGCCAGGCCAAGTCGCTGTCGCCCGTGTTGCGCAGGCCGTGGACGGTGCCGAGGCCGGTGAGGACCATCGAGCCCGGGGCGATCGGGTGGGCGGTGCCGTTCAGATAGATCTCGCCGGTCCCGGAGAGGATGAAGTAGACCTCCTCGGTCCGGGTGTGCAGGTGCTCGCCGCTGACGCCGCCCGGCGGGACGCACGCCCACTCGACGGCCTCCCAGCCGCCGCGCAGGTCCGCGCCGGACGCGAGGGCCTTCCACCGGGTCACGCCGGTGGTGCCGTGCACGCCGTGGATGTGGGCGGGGCCGCTGACGTCGCCGATGATCACGTCACCGCCGCCGTACGCGGAGAGGGTGTGCGCCTCGGGGGCCGGTGCGTAGGCGGTCTCAGACATGCTGCCCCTCCACGAGGTCGCGCCCGCGCCCGCGTCCCGCGACCCGCAACTCGGCGACCGCGTCCAGGAGTTCCCGCTCGGTGACGTCGTTGACGAAGGTGACGTCGCCGATGCCCACGGGGAGCGGCAGGCGCTGCTGGCCGTTGCGGTGGCGGACGGTGTCGAGCAGGGCGGCCGTCAGGAGTTCCGGCTGGTCGAGGAGGTCGTCCCAGGCGGGGAGTTCGAGGCCGTGCATCACGTCGTAGACGCGTCGTGCGTCCGCGTCGTCGATCAGGCCGCGGCGGCGGGCGAGTGCGGTGGTCAGCGCCATGTCGACGCAGACGGCCTCGCCGTGGAGCAGTGCGGGCAGGGCGCGCATCTCGACGGTGGGGCTGAAGGTGTGGCCGTAGTCGACCGAGCGCTCCAGCTTGGTCTCCCACAGGTTGGGCTGCAGCTCTTCGAGCATGCCCTGGATGGCGCGGTGCACGACCTCGCGGGCGGCGTCCTCGCCGGCCTCGCTCTCGCCCTGGAACTTCTCGTTCAGGAGCAGCGGTCCGTGGCTCTCCAGGACGTCGAAGAGGCGGGCGTCCTTGATCAGGGCGATCTTGAGGATCTCGGCCAGGCCGTTGCCGATGTGGCGGCGGTCGAGCGTGGCGAGGAAGGTGCGGTCCAGGAGGGTGAGGTCGGCGGGGAAGTAGGTGCCGAGCCGGTTCTTGTGGCCGTTGAAGTTGACGCCGGTCTTGGCGCCGACGCCCGCGTCGACCAGGCCGATGAGGGTGGTGGGGACGCGGATGAACGGGGTGCCGCGGCGGTAGAGGCTGCTGGCCAGGCCGACGATGTCCATGAGGACGCCGCCGCCGATGACGATGAGGGGCTCACGGCGCCGGTCCACGCCGAACGCGTCGAGTTCCTCGACGATGCGGGCCGCGGTCTCGAAGCTCTTGACGGTCTCGTCGGCGGGGACGACGCAGATGACGTGCTCGACGTCGTGGTAGTCGAAGTAGGCGCGGATACGGTTGCCGTGGAGCAGGTCGACGTCGGAGTCGAGCACGACGAACCGGCGCAGACGCTTGCCGGGGGCCGCGGCCGGTTCCAGGAGGTCCGTGCGCTCGAAGTCGAACAGGCCGTCGGCGACGCGCACTTCGTAGCTGACGGGCTTGGCGGTGCGGACGACCCACGAGTCGACGCGCTCGCTGTAGGCGTACAGCCCGGCGCCGTGCTGAGCCGCGACGGCTGCGTCACCGGCGGTGCCGGCCGCCCCGTACCCGACGGTCTGGACGCGCTCGCTGGGTCGGCCCAGAAGTGCCGAATTGTTCCCGGACACAAGTCACCTCAACTGGTTCGGAGTGAGCCTCTCGGTTGTGGAGAGCGGCTTAATCTATGCATTCTCAAGCAATCAACGGCAAGTGCGATCGGCCATTTTCTGGACTTGGCGAAGTAGGAGTGCGTAGCGCTCAGAGGTGGGAGCGGAGAACAGAACGACTGCTACGTTCTGCCGTAATCACATAACTCGCAGGAGGATCTACGTGCGTGCCAGCACCCTGCCCCGGTACGGGGGCTGCTGACCGTGGCCGAGCTGCCCCGCCCCACGCCGGGCCCGGGTCAGATCCTGGTCCGCGTCGCGGCGTCGGCCGTGAACCCGGTCGACCTGGAGGTCCGCTCGGGTTCGCATGCCGAGAACGTCGGCCACGGCTTCCCGATGGTCCTCGGCTGGGACCTCTCCGGCGTCGTCGAGGAGTGCGGCACCGGGGTGGACCGGTTCGCCGCGGGGGACCGGGTCGTCGCCATGTCGGCGCAGATGGCCACCGGCGTCGGCACCCACGCGCAGTACGTCGCGCTCGACGCGGACCTGGCCGCGAAGGCCCCCCGCACCGCCGAACTCCGGGACGCCGCAGCGCTGCCGCTCGCCGGGCTCACCGCCCACCAGGCGCTCGAAGCCCTCGCACCGCAGGACGGCGGCACCCTGCTCGTCACCGGTGCGACCGGCGCCGTCGGCGGGTTCGCCGTCCAGCTCGCCGTCGCCCGCGGCCTCAAGGTGCTCGCGTACGGGCGGCCCGGCGACGCCGACCGGCTGCACGCCCTCGGCGCCCACGAGGCGTACTCCGACGAGCGGCCCGTGCCGCCCGGCGCCGCCGACAGCCTCCTGGAGACGGCGGGACTGCCCGGCTCGATCGCCGGGGTGCGGGACGGCGGCAACGCCGTCTCCATCGTGCCGACGGCACCGCCCGTCGCGGAACGCGGCATCGACGTACGCATGTCGTTCGTGGAGCAGGACGGCGAGCGCCTCGCACAGCTCTCGGCCCTGGTGGACGAGGGCGTGCTCACCCTGCGGGTCGCGGAGACGTTCCCACTGGCCGAGGTGGGCGAGGCGCACCGGCGGCTCGCGGCGGGCGGCTCCCGCGGCAAGCTCCTGGTCTCTCCCTGGGACTGACCCGGCCCCGGCGCCCGTCGTGACGTGACCGCGCCCAGGTCCGTGCCCCGACCCGTTCCCCGACCCGTGCATTGGAACAGCCATGCCGTTTGCCCTCTTCCCCCTGATGCTCTGCGTCTTCAGCGTCGGCAGCGCGGAGCTGGTCGTCGCCGGTGTCCTGCCGGCCATCGCCGGTGACCTGGACGTCTCCCTGTCCGACGCGGGGCTGCTCGTGACGGCGTACGCGCTCGGCGTCGTGGTCCTCGGCCCGCTCGTCACCCTCGCCAGCAGCCGGGTGCCCCGCACCCCGCTGCTGCTCGGCCTGATGGGGCTGTTCA
This window encodes:
- a CDS encoding NADP-dependent oxidoreductase, with product MAELPRPTPGPGQILVRVAASAVNPVDLEVRSGSHAENVGHGFPMVLGWDLSGVVEECGTGVDRFAAGDRVVAMSAQMATGVGTHAQYVALDADLAAKAPRTAELRDAAALPLAGLTAHQALEALAPQDGGTLLVTGATGAVGGFAVQLAVARGLKVLAYGRPGDADRLHALGAHEAYSDERPVPPGAADSLLETAGLPGSIAGVRDGGNAVSIVPTAPPVAERGIDVRMSFVEQDGERLAQLSALVDEGVLTLRVAETFPLAEVGEAHRRLAAGGSRGKLLVSPWD
- a CDS encoding sedoheptulose 7-phosphate cyclase, which encodes MSGNNSALLGRPSERVQTVGYGAAGTAGDAAVAAQHGAGLYAYSERVDSWVVRTAKPVSYEVRVADGLFDFERTDLLEPAAAPGKRLRRFVVLDSDVDLLHGNRIRAYFDYHDVEHVICVVPADETVKSFETAARIVEELDAFGVDRRREPLIVIGGGVLMDIVGLASSLYRRGTPFIRVPTTLIGLVDAGVGAKTGVNFNGHKNRLGTYFPADLTLLDRTFLATLDRRHIGNGLAEILKIALIKDARLFDVLESHGPLLLNEKFQGESEAGEDAAREVVHRAIQGMLEELQPNLWETKLERSVDYGHTFSPTVEMRALPALLHGEAVCVDMALTTALARRRGLIDDADARRVYDVMHGLELPAWDDLLDQPELLTAALLDTVRHRNGQQRLPLPVGIGDVTFVNDVTERELLDAVAELRVAGRGRGRDLVEGQHV